Proteins encoded in a region of the Raphanus sativus cultivar WK10039 chromosome 8, ASM80110v3, whole genome shotgun sequence genome:
- the LOC108822017 gene encoding uncharacterized protein LOC108822017 isoform X2, whose protein sequence is MITVPCNFCEFSSSSSRSRYGCISEEESLDEAAVLRKEVEKLRLLIKRMNGKDECASFTELTELISHLRSVQCIVLSQQEKVKIEEVERLRNENKEAEAEAGRARRGVLVPCNSTIGSSKESQEKQSHGSPLLRMKRNFERRNAESFQSEFDRLWLLNERMNGRKLQGMTSIDLAYLHSNISCALVALMGQTSGPRMEQMAMQHQEVPISRLAERKRCSSTPLQFRLLLVSRKLRRFHY, encoded by the exons ATGATAACAGTGCCGTGCAATTTCTGCGAATTCTCTTCCAGCAGCAGCAGGAGCAG GTATGGATGCATCTCTGAAGAAGAAAGTCTAGATGAAGCAGCAGTG CTCCGGAAAGAAGTCGAGAAATTACGACTTTTGATCAA GAGAATGAATGGTAAAGACGAATGTGCTAGCTTCACCGAGCTGACAGAACTTATAAGTCATCTACGCAGTGTCCAGTGCATTGTACTGAGCCAACAA gAGAAGGTAAAGATAGAAGAAGTTGAAAGGCTGCGCAATGAG aacaaggaagctgaagctgaagctggccGTGCAAGGAGAGGGGTTTTGGTACCCTGCAACTCCACTATCGGCAG CTCTAAAGAAAGCCAGGAGAAACAAAGCCATGGATCACCGCTG CTGAGAATGAAGAGAAATTTTGAGAGGCGAAACGCTGAATCCTTTCAGAGCGAGTTTGATAGATTGTGGCTTTTGAACGA GAGGATGAATGGTAGAAAGCTTCAGGGTATGACTTCCATTGACCTGGCCTACCTTCACTCAAACATATCATGTGCTTTGGTGGCTTTGATGGGCCAAACTTCGGGACCAAGAATGGAACAAATGGCCATGCAGCACCAAGAG GTACCAATCTCTAGGTTGGCTGAGCGCAAGAGATGTTCATCCACTCCCTTGCAGTTTAGACTTCTTCTCGTCTCAAGAAAGCTCAGAAGATTCCACTACTAA
- the LOC108822017 gene encoding uncharacterized protein LOC108822017 isoform X1: MITVPCNFCEFSSSSSRSRYGCISEEESLDEAAVQLRKEVEKLRLLIKRMNGKDECASFTELTELISHLRSVQCIVLSQQEKVKIEEVERLRNENKEAEAEAGRARRGVLVPCNSTIGSSKESQEKQSHGSPLLRMKRNFERRNAESFQSEFDRLWLLNERMNGRKLQGMTSIDLAYLHSNISCALVALMGQTSGPRMEQMAMQHQEVPISRLAERKRCSSTPLQFRLLLVSRKLRRFHY, from the exons ATGATAACAGTGCCGTGCAATTTCTGCGAATTCTCTTCCAGCAGCAGCAGGAGCAG GTATGGATGCATCTCTGAAGAAGAAAGTCTAGATGAAGCAGCAGTG CAGCTCCGGAAAGAAGTCGAGAAATTACGACTTTTGATCAA GAGAATGAATGGTAAAGACGAATGTGCTAGCTTCACCGAGCTGACAGAACTTATAAGTCATCTACGCAGTGTCCAGTGCATTGTACTGAGCCAACAA gAGAAGGTAAAGATAGAAGAAGTTGAAAGGCTGCGCAATGAG aacaaggaagctgaagctgaagctggccGTGCAAGGAGAGGGGTTTTGGTACCCTGCAACTCCACTATCGGCAG CTCTAAAGAAAGCCAGGAGAAACAAAGCCATGGATCACCGCTG CTGAGAATGAAGAGAAATTTTGAGAGGCGAAACGCTGAATCCTTTCAGAGCGAGTTTGATAGATTGTGGCTTTTGAACGA GAGGATGAATGGTAGAAAGCTTCAGGGTATGACTTCCATTGACCTGGCCTACCTTCACTCAAACATATCATGTGCTTTGGTGGCTTTGATGGGCCAAACTTCGGGACCAAGAATGGAACAAATGGCCATGCAGCACCAAGAG GTACCAATCTCTAGGTTGGCTGAGCGCAAGAGATGTTCATCCACTCCCTTGCAGTTTAGACTTCTTCTCGTCTCAAGAAAGCTCAGAAGATTCCACTACTAA